A single genomic interval of Spinacia oleracea cultivar Varoflay chromosome 6, BTI_SOV_V1, whole genome shotgun sequence harbors:
- the LOC110794238 gene encoding cysteine-rich repeat secretory protein 1-like, which translates to MFLTIFVTTPVVYSQFNFADWHCLDVGNYTTISTYQHNINTLLPKLANQALTSGFGHSSIGKGSDKIYALYNCRGDLDKQQCHDCVKQASQEIIERCPTQKESIVWLEECMVRYANRSLYSLEEEIPYTWGFSTTIDDNPTPELYPIVAENIQGLIQEAAYNKSTGGYATGVVNIAVLDELYILVQCTPDILGSRCERCLREAFKSMAEYSDWAKSTPLMMFYPSCHIRYDREPVLLNWGCPSLSILASSHSN; encoded by the coding sequence ATGTTCCTCACTATTTTCGTCACTACACCGGTCGTTTATTCTCAATTCAACTTCGCCGACTGGCATTGCCTAGATGTTGGCAACTACACAACCATTAGCACATACCAACACAATATCAATACTCTTCTTCCTAAACTCGCGAACCAAGCCTTAACCTCAGGTTTCGGCCACTCTTCCATTGGTAAAGGAAGCGACAAAATATACGCGCTTTACAATTGCAGGGGTGATCTCGACAAACAACAATGCCATGACTGTGTGAAGCAAGCATCACAGGAGATCATCGAGAGATGTCCAACTCAGAAAGAGTCAATTGTATGGTTAGAAGAATGCATGGTTCGGTATGCAAATCGCTCATTATACTCCCTCGAAGAAGAGATTCCTTACACTTGGGGTTTTTCTACTACAATCGATGACAACCCTACTCCAGAATTGTACCCCATTGTTGCGGAGAATATACAAGGTTTGATACAGGAAGCAGCCTATAACAAATCAACAGGAGGTTACGCGACAGGCGTAGTTAATATTGCTGTCCTTGACGAGTTATATATACTTGTGCAATGCACTCCTGATATTCTAGGAAGTCGATGTGAAAGATGTTTACGAGAAGCATTTAAGTCGATGGCTGAGTATTCTGATTGGGCGAAGAGTACTCCTTTGATGATGTTCTACCCAAGTTGTCATATTCGATATGATCGTGAACCGGTTCTGCTAAACTGGGGCTGTCCTTCATTGTCCATTTTAGCTTCTTCTCATTCTAATTAA